In one Dermatophagoides farinae isolate YC_2012a chromosome 4, ASM2471394v1, whole genome shotgun sequence genomic region, the following are encoded:
- the LOC124490643 gene encoding uncharacterized protein LOC124490643, which yields MGKLGFANLTSLLFSFLTISNIIYNKQSFYDQLTVRNNWNAYYDFIIVGGGTAGIVLATRLSEDRDITVLLIEAGGSETVTSNTPGLSETLIGTVMDWKLLTTIQNYSCMAMNSNQCHLASGRVLGGTSSINRMYYLRGNPIDYDLWESKFGLKSWTWKDVFPYMIRNENQQDPNRSKIGHYGQNGPVYLQPLRKSSLKFTPTSSDSSADSSSVDKILQTFLLASRQSGYRIIDLNTGVSNGSALLQSTIHQGRRQSMSTAFLEPNLKNRPNLHVLANSIVTKILFENDRAIGVRFQRDWQQYSVFARQEVIISAGALHSPQLLMLSGIGPRNELNRHQIPVKMDLPGVGENLHDHVGSLGLYFIVDGLPEPGVTKQHLKQYFYYGKGPLAESPYAATIFRDHSKFNDNHQRSSPDSMLLAYVNGLTNREISPELSEQQINLKRSAWNQYYGEKLKSTAGKLQFTILPIVLKPKSRGTIRLKSANAFDPPLIDPRYLEHPDDLRQIINAMREALRLIRTKSFRHIGTKWYQSVVPGCEFEFQKFQSELSETMMIFGDENINQISDDSESDNSVVEELDVEQQFFTTQPTTTYSYHHHHHHHQQQQKPESTTAKISVVNNGNSSGGQNLPFYFVSSFMSKLFRKSSPTLLLRKQLKNYRSSSSSNSRRRIWRRSISNSSVSSYYFDQYWLLEPERLKNHPLMNKTLYGGVVSSSNLIDGFSSSSSGSNHNTDNTIGITVWNSHSNRGQQSRPKPPSQQQPNKFESTTTTKTLISPQLPIDVEPIVLTGYFDSPPRISTESPSSKPPPPPAQPTIRRQSYHTPVTTKSPPQSQSLPNRRIPSASNNNNQQQTISNKPNALDQYLRCMARMMTMPIGDYVGTCRMGTKNDHHHGGAVVDERFRVIGIRSLRVIDNSVIPEITTGSMASVAIMLGERGAEFIREDRKLKKN from the exons ATGGGTAAACTTGGTTTTGCCAATCTAACAAGTTTATTATTTAGTTTTCTAACCATATCGAATATAATCTATAATAAACAAAGTTTCTATGATCAATTAACCGTGCGTAATAATTGGAATGCATATTatgattttatcattgttggtggtggtacaGCTGGCATTGTGTTAGCCACTCGTCTTAGTGAAGATCGTGATATAACAGTATTGTTGATTGAAGCTGGTGGATCTGAAACGGTTACATCGAATACACCGGGTCTTAGTGAGACATTAATCGGTACAGTTATGGATTGGAAATTATTGACCACAATACAGAATTATTCCTGTATGGCAatgaattcgaatcaatGTCATCTGGCTAGTGGTCGTGTATTGGGTGGTACATCTTCTATTAATCGTATGTATTATCTTCGTGGTAATCCTATCGATTATGATCTTTGGGAATCGAAATTTG GTCTAAAATCATGGACATGGAAAGATGTATTTCCATATATGATACgtaatgaaaatcaacagGATCCAAATCGGTCGAAAATCGGTCATTATGGTCAAAATGGTCCTGTTTATCTGCAACCATTacgtaaatcatcattgaaattcacACCAACATCTAGTGATTCATCAGCTGATTCATCATCGGTAGATAAAATTCTTCAAACATTTCTTTTGGCTTCACGACAATCTGGTTATCGAATCATTGATCTTAATACAGGTGTTTCAAATGGATCAGCTCTATTACAATCGACAATACATCAAGGTCGTAGACAATCAATGTCAACAGCATTTTTGGAACCAAATCTAAAAAATCGACCAAATCTACATGTTTTAGCCAATTCAATTGtaacaaaaattctatttgaaAACGATCGTGCTATCGGAGTACGTTTTCAACGTGATTGGCAACAATACAGTGTATTCGCAAGACAAGAAGTGATTATCAGTGCTGGTGCATTACATTCACCACAATTACTTATGTTGTCCGGTATTGGACCAcgtaatgaattgaatcgtcACCAGATTCCAGTGAAAATGGATCTACCTGGTGTTGGTGAAAATCTTCATGATCATGTTGGATCATTAGgtctttattttattgtcgATGGTTTACCCGAACCGGGTGTAACTAAAcaacatttgaaacaatatttttattatggtAAGGGTCCATTAGCTGAATCGCCGTATGCAGCAACAATATTTCGTGACCAttccaaattcaatgataaccATCAACGTTCATCACCAGATTCAATGTTATTGGCCTATGTAAATGGACTGACAAATCGTGAAATATCACCCGAATTAAGTGAACAACAGATAAATCTAAAACGTTCGGCTTGGAATCAATATTACggtgaaaaattaaaatcaacagCTGGTAAATTACAATTCACAATATTACCGATTGTATTGAAACCAAAAAGTCGTGGTACAATTCGTCTGAAATCGGCCAATGCATTTGATCCACCATTGATTGATCCAAGATATTTGGAACATCCGGATGATCTACGTCAGATAATCAATGCAATGCGTGAAGCATTACGTTTAATACGTACAAAATCTTTCCGTCATATCGGTACAAAATGGTATCAATCGGTTGTACCTGGttgtgaatttgaatttcaaaaatttcaatccgAATTATCggaaacaatgatgatttttggtgatgaaaatatcaatcaaatatctGATGATTCGGAATCGGATAATTCTGTAGTAGAAGAATTAGATGtggaacaacaatttttcacTACACAGCCGACGACCACTTAttcctatcatcatcatcatcatcatcatcagcaacaacaaaaacctgAATCGACAACGGCCAAAATCTCAGTTGTAAACAATGGCAATAGTAGTGGTGGACAGAATTTACCATTCTattttgtatcatcatttatgagtaaattatttcgaaaatcatcaccaacattattattaagaaaacaattgaaaaattatcgatcatcatcatcatcgaatagtCGTCGTCGGATATGGCGACGTTCAATATCGAATTCATCAGTTTCATCATACTATTTTGACCAATATTGGTTATTAGAACCGGAACGattaaaaaatcatccattgatgaacaaaacattGTATGGTGGTGTTGTTAGCAGTAGTAATCTTATCGATGGCTTTTCCTCTTCATCCTCTGGATCAAATCATAATACAGATAATACGATCGGAATAACAGTATGGAATAGTCATAGTAATCGTGGACAACAATCGAGACCTAAACCaccatcacaacaacaaccaaacaaatttgaatcaacGACTAcgacaaaaacattgatatcGCCACAATTACCGATCGATGTTGAACCAATCGTATTGACCGGATATTTTGATTCGCCACCTAGAATTTCCACCGAATCACCATCGTCGaagccaccaccaccaccagcccAACCTACAATTCGAAGACAGTCATATCATACACCTGTCACAACAAAATCACCaccacaatcacaatcattacCGAATCGTCGAATACCATCAGCATcgaataacaataatcaacagCAAACAATTTCGAATAAACCGAATGCATTGGATCAATATCTACGTTGTATGGCACGAATGATGACCATGCCAATCGGTGATTATGTTGGTACTTGTCGTATGGGTacgaaaaatgatcatcatcatggtggagctgttgttgatgaacgTTTTCGTGTCATTGGTATACGTTCATTACGTGTTATTGATAATTCTGTAATACCGGAAATTACAACCGGTAGTATGGCATCAGTAGCTATTATGCTTGGAGAACGTGGAGCCGAATTCATACGAGAAgatcgaaaattgaaaaagaattaa
- the LOC124490644 gene encoding uncharacterized protein LOC124490644, with protein MDNNIPKEENNNTEELETDTKDQNFMAEMVEVRVKMYMCRICGIRYDNMESMKQHYNEDHPTTSAEDESMEEKITTIKEEIMEDEEETLGDEGETQTNYVIIGEDGQPLDLPMESIQVLQIADGGENGGQIVFRVINQDETDGVGDIEDHEEQQVNEMAIISEETAIVPVEMASIGEVIERRRTRQQQNDDNNQTDGTSSPPSATPTTPSKRGRKRKNAAQTPILEPKSLNTSASATTLASTRPKRMVVPNIKSEFVYEGISQSVETPITTTKQSRQSDQTSSYTFIREGGVITAFQVTNELETSTSKTIDNGTTEIDEADEATTLVGEDGDGNHSSSIMTTRVRNRNAVDDDEDYPADYTPTSKVKKGRQVEPKDEDNHLRRFPCPFQGCKYVAKYRSNLWDHKKTHTGEKPYACNWPSCSMRFSQTHQLKLHLRSHTGERPYVCDWPGCNSAFSQKPGLKSHMLTHTGEKPFKCDFPGCGWTFRLKGALTDHKRAIHENAKKHVCEWPGCNKRFLQQCHLKKHIMGHADIKPFACDWPNCNYKAVTMAYVTNHRKTHTGEKNYECTFPNCNKRFVKSSHVNRHRQRCHPELFIIDMEHAEYDDDGDDDYGEDDDIADNNPTNGGDGEVGGEGESTTDLIQQQDGDDNNTTAPTSNTENVQTINGNVDNNAHYIITEDTDDGQQLMIELKKEHFDDDDEEQIVDSNVQTEKTTEPESTSTTETTTNNPKNSPATKTKTMTTATTPTRMTTRSRGAAKTTTSSGNNNDCD; from the exons atggataataatatccCTAAAGAAGAGAATAACAATACTGAAGAACTTGAAACGGATACGAAAG aTCAAAATTTTATGGCCGAAATGGTCGAAGTTCGTGTTAAAATGTACATGTGTCGTATATGTGGTATTCGTTATGATAATATGGaatcaatgaaacaacaTTATAATGAAGA CCATCCAACAACAAGTGCCGAAGATGAATcgatggaagaaaaaattacaacaatcaaagaagaaataatggaagatgaagaagaaacaCTTGGGGATGAAGGTGAAACACAGACAAATTATGTTATCATTGGTGAAGATGGTCAACCATTAGATTTACCAATGGAAAGTATACAGGTTCTACAGATTGCTGATGGTGGAGAAAATGGTGGACAAATTGTATTTCGTGTTATAAATCAAGATGAAACTGATGGTGTCGGTGATATTGAAGATCATGAAGAACAACAAGTTAATGAAATGGCCATAATCAGTGAAGAAACAGCAATAGTCCCGGTAGAAATGGCTTCCATAGGTGAAGTTATTGAACGTCGACGTAcacggcaacaacaaaatgatgataataatcaaactgATGGTACATCTTCACCACCGTCAGCAACACCAACAACGCCATCGAAACGTGGTCGTAAACGTAAAAATGCAGCACAAACACCAATATTGGAACCAAAATCATTAAATACATCGGCTTCTGCGACAACATTAGCATCGACAAGACCTAAACGTATGGTCGTCCCGAACATTAAATCTGAATTTGTCTATGAAGGTATATCACAATCAGTAGAAACGCCTATtacaacaaccaaacaatCTCGGCAATCcgatcaaacatcatcatatacattCATTCGTGAAGGTGGTGTTATAACGGCATTCCAAGTAACCAATGAATTAgaaacatcaacatcgaaaACTATTGATAATGGAACAACCGAAATCGATGAAGCAGATGAAGCAACAACACTTGTTGGTGAGGATGGTGATGGTAACCATTCCTCTTCTATTATGACAACACGTGTTCGTAATCGTaatgctgttgatgatgatgaagattatcCAGCTGATTATACACCAACATCTAAAGTGAAAAAAGGTCGTCAAGTTGAACCAAAAGACGAGGATAACCATCTTCGAAGATTTCCATGTCCATTTCAAGGATGTAAATATGTGGCAAAATATCGTTCAAATCTTTGGGATcataaaaaaacacataccGGAGAGAAACCATACGCTTGTAATTGGCCATCATGTTCGATGCGTTTTTCGCAAACACATCAACTGAAATTACATCTTCGATCACATACAGGTGAAAGACCATATGTTTGTGATTGGCCTGGCTGCAATTCGGCATTTAG CCAAAAACCTGGATTAAAATCACACATGTTAACCCATACTGGCGAGAAACCATTTAAATGCGATTTTCCCGGTTGTGGTTGGACATTCCGTCTAAAAGGTGCTCTAACCGATCATAAGAGAGCCATACATGAGAATGCTAAGAAACATGTTTGTGAATGGCCTGGATGTAACAAACGTTTCCTACAACAATGTCACTTGAAGAAACATATTATGGGTCATGCTGATATTAAACCATTTGCATGTGATTGGCCTAATTGTAATTATAAAGCCGTCACAATGGCCTATGTTACGAATCATCGTAAAACACATACAGGCGAAAAGAATTATGAATGTACATTTCCAAATTGTAATAAACGATTCGTAAAATCAAGCCACGTGAATCGTCATCGACAACGTTGTCATCCAGAATTGTTTATAATCGATATGGAACATGCTGaatatgatgacgatggtgatgatgattatggtgaagatgatgatattgccGATAATAATCCAACCAATG gtggtgatggtgaagTTGGTGGTGAAGGAGAATCAACAACCGATCTCATTCAGCAACAAGATggcgatgataataatacaacAGCTCCTACTTCAAATACTGAAAATGTTCAAACTATTAATGGCAATGTGGATAATAATGCTCATTATATTATCACTGAAGATACGGATGATGGACAAcaattaatgattgaattgaaaaaagaacattttgatgatgatgatgaagaacaGATTGTTGATAGCAACgtacaaacagaaaaaacaacggAACCGGAATCAACTTCTACTACAGAAACGACAACGAATAATCCAAAGAATTCG CCGgcaacgaaaacgaaaacaatgacaacggCAACCACACCTACTCGAATGACCACCAGAAGTCGAGGAGCTGCTAAAACGACAACATCAAGcggaaataataatgattgtgattga